The Raoultibacter phocaeensis genome contains a region encoding:
- the ndk gene encoding nucleoside-diphosphate kinase, with amino-acid sequence MAVQKTYIMIKPDGVKNKHIGEIVNRFERAGLAIERLELGNVTPEQAAANYAEHEGKPFYNGLIEYITSGPVVKMIISGEGAVAKCRTLMGATNPADAAPGTIRGDFGLVMDENVIHGSDSPESAEREMGIFFA; translated from the coding sequence ATGGCAGTACAGAAAACCTACATCATGATCAAGCCCGACGGCGTAAAGAACAAGCATATCGGCGAGATCGTCAACCGCTTCGAGCGCGCAGGCCTTGCGATCGAGCGCCTCGAACTCGGAAATGTTACGCCCGAGCAGGCGGCCGCCAACTACGCGGAGCACGAGGGCAAGCCGTTTTACAACGGGCTCATCGAGTACATCACCTCGGGTCCTGTGGTCAAGATGATCATTTCGGGCGAAGGCGCGGTTGCAAAGTGCCGTACGCTCATGGGTGCCACTAATCCCGCCGATGCTGCCCCCGGCACGATTCGCGGCGATTTCGGCCTCGTTATGGACGAGAATGTCATCCATGGCTCGGATTCCCCCGAGTCGGCGGAGCGCGAGATGGGTATCTTCTTCGCGTAA
- a CDS encoding tetratricopeptide repeat protein has protein sequence MNNEIFQHARSAYASKNYEAALAAYTQCLQDVSHPLAPGEMGLLYHQIGNCLVKLDDYNEAIHAYTQATADSVYDAVGAVNYNLGMAYAALHDYEDAVRHFEISVSDAKYDTPYKAYAAMGSALLKLGKSAEAGVAFRQAALDEGNPDPTKSLLNLGICFMALDRPSDAVTSYESALQFDMPPATRNKLFANLGQAYVACGQMQKAVSAFESALADKTYFLSDSANVDYQRAVGSVASGTSEMTAIMSPVSADMSGLDVPADGTPAYPVEDPYAYGNPQDAYYYNEPYGAEQMPGYAPDDRFFNASDEELEQWSKGLAKQDRKRRNVGLKILVFFIALILIALAAGVFLFTQGFGIPSQETVVEELFADPEAASSSVFAKDLSDEKIQSMLAAVEADPNATIDGVNKSMSESTAFVNAKTAEGGEVTYQISLVRDLIGWKVSNVELYFASQNQ, from the coding sequence ATGAACAACGAGATTTTCCAGCATGCCCGCTCGGCATACGCTTCGAAGAACTACGAAGCGGCGCTCGCTGCGTACACGCAGTGTTTGCAGGATGTCAGCCATCCGCTGGCTCCGGGGGAGATGGGCCTTCTGTACCACCAGATAGGCAACTGCCTCGTCAAGCTGGACGACTACAACGAGGCTATCCATGCCTACACCCAGGCAACGGCTGATTCGGTGTACGACGCGGTCGGCGCGGTCAACTACAATCTGGGAATGGCGTATGCGGCGCTTCACGACTACGAGGATGCGGTCAGGCATTTCGAGATCTCGGTGTCCGACGCGAAGTACGACACGCCCTACAAGGCTTATGCGGCTATGGGAAGCGCGCTTCTGAAGCTCGGCAAGTCGGCTGAGGCAGGCGTGGCGTTTCGCCAGGCGGCGCTTGACGAGGGCAATCCCGATCCGACGAAATCGCTTCTGAACCTCGGTATCTGCTTCATGGCGCTCGACCGTCCCTCCGATGCGGTGACCTCGTACGAAAGCGCTCTGCAATTCGACATGCCTCCGGCGACGAGGAACAAGCTGTTCGCTAACCTCGGGCAGGCCTACGTCGCCTGCGGTCAGATGCAGAAGGCGGTATCCGCGTTCGAGTCGGCGCTCGCGGATAAGACGTACTTCCTGAGCGATTCCGCCAACGTCGATTACCAGCGAGCCGTCGGGTCGGTCGCAAGCGGCACGTCGGAGATGACGGCCATCATGTCGCCGGTGAGCGCCGACATGTCGGGCCTCGACGTTCCCGCCGACGGGACGCCTGCCTATCCGGTCGAAGATCCGTACGCGTACGGCAATCCGCAGGATGCCTACTATTACAACGAGCCCTACGGCGCCGAGCAGATGCCCGGCTACGCTCCCGACGACCGTTTCTTCAACGCGAGCGACGAAGAGCTCGAGCAGTGGTCTAAGGGTTTAGCGAAGCAGGATCGCAAACGTCGCAACGTCGGCCTCAAGATCCTCGTGTTCTTCATTGCGCTGATCCTGATCGCGCTTGCGGCCGGGGTGTTTTTGTTCACGCAGGGCTTTGGCATCCCGAGTCAGGAAACGGTTGTCGAAGAGCTGTTCGCCGATCCCGAGGCGGCTTCGTCTTCGGTATTCGCGAAGGATCTTTCCGATGAGAAGATCCAATCGATGCTCGCTGCCGTCGAGGCCGATCCCAATGCGACCATCGACGGCGTCAACAAGTCGATGAGCGAATCGACCGCCTTCGTCAATGCGAAAACGGCAGAGGGCGGCGAAGTGACGTACCAGATTTCGCTGGTGCGCGACCTCATCGGGTGGAAAGTCTCGAACGTCGAGCTGTACTTCGCATCCCAAAACCAATAG
- a CDS encoding 4Fe-4S dicluster domain-containing protein encodes MLYRVIDATELPSLVSAFMDSYEVVAPVKRDRGYVFDAIESPDEIALDYDTTIVSPKKYFLPSTETLFEFDATVNEVTEFAVEITPRVIFGAHACDINAINRLDLVFKDGKYPDPYYVARREATLIVGVSCTPGEKCFCNILGSDEARFGYDLFLQDIGGKYLVSISSVEAANILEAACNPRVATDEDRIAFRHATRTRQESFNRDIPDIQEVAMLMDAFHKDPYWEELGGRCLACTACSAVCPTCFCFDIRDTLDPDGKTGRRERSWDACTAPQFALVAGGHNFRENGRGRVRHRMYHKLNGFLANHDRMLCVGCGRCVKACKANINPIEVLRFFERKGAEDGE; translated from the coding sequence ATGCTATATCGTGTTATCGACGCGACAGAGCTTCCCTCACTCGTTTCGGCTTTCATGGATTCGTACGAAGTCGTAGCTCCGGTCAAACGCGACCGGGGCTACGTGTTTGATGCGATCGAAAGCCCCGACGAGATAGCGCTCGACTACGATACGACTATCGTATCGCCCAAGAAGTACTTCCTTCCCAGTACCGAAACGCTGTTCGAATTCGATGCGACCGTGAACGAGGTTACCGAATTCGCAGTGGAAATCACGCCGCGCGTCATCTTCGGCGCGCATGCCTGCGATATCAACGCCATCAACCGGCTCGATCTCGTGTTCAAAGACGGCAAATACCCTGATCCCTATTACGTCGCCCGCCGCGAAGCAACGCTCATCGTGGGGGTTTCCTGTACGCCGGGCGAAAAGTGCTTCTGCAACATCCTCGGAAGCGACGAGGCCCGGTTCGGCTACGATCTGTTCTTGCAGGACATCGGCGGGAAGTACCTCGTGAGCATCTCGAGCGTCGAGGCGGCGAACATCCTCGAAGCGGCCTGTAATCCCCGTGTTGCGACCGACGAGGACCGCATCGCGTTTCGCCACGCTACGCGCACTCGGCAGGAGAGCTTCAACCGCGACATCCCCGACATCCAAGAAGTCGCCATGCTCATGGACGCCTTCCACAAGGATCCGTACTGGGAAGAGCTCGGCGGGCGCTGCCTTGCCTGCACGGCGTGTTCGGCGGTGTGCCCTACCTGCTTCTGCTTCGACATCCGCGACACCCTCGACCCCGACGGGAAAACCGGCAGGCGCGAGCGGTCCTGGGATGCCTGCACGGCACCGCAGTTCGCGCTCGTCGCAGGCGGTCACAACTTCCGCGAAAACGGGCGCGGGCGCGTGCGGCACCGCATGTACCACAAGCTCAACGGCTTTCTCGCCAACCACGACCGCATGCTGTGCGTGGGCTGCGGTCGCTGCGTGAAGGCATGCAAGGCGAACATCAACCCGATCGAGGTGCTCAGGTTCTTCGAGCGAAAGGGGGCCGAAGATGGCGAATAG